In a single window of the Planctomycetia bacterium genome:
- a CDS encoding diguanylate cyclase, with amino-acid sequence MTPHAQEASGQSPVQAASSMHLPQIDGAPPCVLIVDDIRSNTMILADILNNAGAETIVATSGAEALKLAESRRPDIVLLDFYMPGLSGVETCQRIRQSDWGRATPVIFVTGASEKENIVRALSAGGVDYLTKPIEPQELLARIGVQLRLKQTELELENRNQQLLSTASKLEQTNSRLAQLSRVDGLTGILNRRTWDAEAEKEHRRAVRQQLTYCVAMVDIDYFKAYNDCYGHQSGDECLKSVASAIAQLLRDTDIVGRYGGEEFVVLLPNTTGAGGTEIAERIRDCIWNLRLNHEKSPVNRVTISIGVADSQYRDLEQTIHEADRLLYIAKRSGRNVVQGKPSSAPETTRNADHGQRPGQNVPPNQRALLISSDLELTTRLSNMLAPCDVTLDCQTPEAVLANKKLGLQDMVVLLDLRNSADMAERVVRSLRENAPTYSIPILGICARNTAETETAVRLGLDDAIDDFNSTALLLLRLRALAQLGVERKTLNYTYQLRGEQVRGLTTLVDVACRLAASRSFDELGDILLKGAIDVLAADHARMAIVGPEGAIKHTAQWDIKQVSSGASQPMEQFDPSILKKLEVGSFLVENPTPISIDSRIVMEPGHIPRLYARLESHGIVVGYLSVARQLDRREFSEQDLEFARLYVSLMSSALLEALNHEARDQAVGAFVRAMAMTAELHDMETANHVGRVARISDLLAIDLRDNGGRSEINDIFLRDLKLAAPLHDIGKLSIPGAILKKPGSLTLQETAIVRLHCELGAEIFSRLLQDDQCMSFARMASDVIMSHHERYNGSGYPKGLHAEDIPLAARIVAVADAYDAIISERVYRKARSHDEALAIVKRGSGAEFDPAVVAAFLRCESRIIAPAAGTNQP; translated from the coding sequence ATGACTCCTCACGCCCAGGAAGCCTCAGGCCAATCTCCAGTGCAGGCGGCGTCGTCGATGCATCTGCCTCAGATCGACGGCGCGCCCCCATGCGTACTGATCGTCGACGACATTCGGTCCAATACCATGATCCTGGCCGACATTCTTAACAATGCCGGCGCCGAAACCATCGTTGCGACAAGCGGTGCCGAGGCCCTCAAACTCGCAGAGTCCAGGCGCCCCGACATCGTCCTGCTCGACTTCTACATGCCCGGCCTCTCCGGCGTCGAAACGTGTCAGCGCATTCGCCAGTCCGATTGGGGTCGCGCCACCCCCGTGATCTTTGTCACCGGCGCTTCGGAAAAAGAGAATATCGTCAGGGCCCTCAGCGCAGGCGGCGTGGATTACCTCACCAAACCCATCGAGCCCCAGGAACTGCTCGCCAGAATCGGCGTCCAGCTTCGCCTCAAGCAGACCGAGCTTGAACTCGAAAATCGAAACCAGCAACTACTCTCCACCGCGTCCAAGCTGGAGCAGACCAACAGCCGGCTCGCACAGCTCTCGCGCGTCGACGGACTCACGGGAATCCTCAATCGTCGAACATGGGATGCCGAGGCAGAAAAAGAGCACCGACGCGCCGTCAGGCAGCAGCTCACCTATTGCGTTGCCATGGTGGACATCGACTACTTCAAGGCCTACAACGATTGCTACGGCCATCAGTCCGGCGACGAGTGCCTCAAGTCGGTCGCCTCCGCGATTGCCCAGTTGCTGCGCGACACGGACATCGTCGGTAGATACGGCGGTGAAGAATTCGTCGTCCTGCTGCCCAATACCACCGGAGCCGGCGGCACCGAAATCGCCGAGAGGATCAGAGACTGCATATGGAACCTTCGGCTCAACCACGAGAAAAGCCCGGTCAATCGCGTCACCATCAGCATCGGCGTCGCCGACAGCCAGTACCGCGATCTCGAACAGACCATTCACGAAGCCGACAGGCTGCTCTACATCGCCAAGCGCTCCGGTCGAAACGTCGTCCAGGGTAAGCCCTCCAGCGCCCCCGAAACCACGCGCAATGCCGACCACGGTCAGCGACCCGGTCAAAACGTCCCGCCGAACCAGCGTGCCCTTCTCATCTCAAGCGACCTCGAGCTGACGACTCGCCTGTCAAACATGCTCGCGCCCTGCGACGTAACGCTCGACTGCCAGACCCCCGAGGCCGTCCTGGCAAACAAGAAACTGGGGCTTCAGGACATGGTCGTCCTGCTCGACCTGCGAAACTCCGCGGACATGGCGGAGCGTGTCGTCAGGTCCCTCCGCGAAAACGCGCCCACATACTCGATCCCCATCCTCGGCATCTGCGCCAGGAACACCGCCGAGACCGAGACCGCCGTGCGCCTCGGTCTCGACGATGCCATCGACGACTTCAATTCCACCGCGCTCCTGCTCCTCCGCCTCCGCGCCCTAGCGCAGCTCGGTGTCGAGCGCAAGACACTGAACTATACCTATCAACTCCGCGGTGAGCAGGTGCGCGGCCTGACCACGCTCGTCGATGTCGCTTGCCGCCTGGCCGCGTCCAGGAGCTTTGACGAGCTGGGCGATATCCTGCTCAAAGGCGCCATTGATGTGCTCGCCGCCGATCATGCACGCATGGCGATCGTCGGGCCCGAAGGCGCAATCAAGCACACCGCCCAGTGGGATATCAAGCAGGTCTCCAGTGGCGCCTCACAACCGATGGAACAGTTCGACCCCTCCATCCTCAAAAAGCTGGAGGTCGGGAGTTTTCTCGTGGAGAACCCGACGCCCATCTCGATCGACTCACGCATCGTCATGGAGCCCGGACATATCCCGCGGCTGTACGCCCGGCTGGAGTCGCACGGCATTGTCGTCGGATACCTGTCGGTCGCCCGGCAGTTGGACCGGCGCGAGTTCTCCGAACAGGACCTGGAGTTCGCCCGCCTGTACGTTTCGCTGATGTCCTCGGCGCTCCTCGAAGCTTTGAATCACGAAGCACGCGATCAGGCCGTCGGCGCTTTCGTCAGGGCCATGGCCATGACCGCCGAGCTCCACGACATGGAGACCGCCAACCACGTCGGCCGAGTCGCGCGAATATCAGATCTTCTGGCCATCGATCTCCGCGACAACGGTGGCCGGTCGGAGATAAACGATATCTTCCTGCGCGACTTGAAACTGGCCGCGCCCCTCCATGACATCGGCAAGCTCTCCATCCCCGGCGCCATCCTCAAAAAGCCCGGCAGCCTGACCCTTCAGGAAACGGCGATCGTCCGCCTGCACTGCGAGCTCGGCGCCGAGATTTTCTCGCGTCTCCTGCAGGATGATCAGTGCATGTCATTCGCCCGAATGGCCTCCGACGTCATCATGTCCCACCACGAGCGATATAACGGCAGCGGCTATCCCAAGGGCCTGCACGCAGAGGACATTCCCCTCGCCGCGCGAATCGTCGCGGTCGCCGATGCATACGATGCCATCATCAGCGAGCGCGTCTACCGAAAAGCCCGCTCGCACGACGAGGCCCTGGCCATCGTCAAGCGCGGCAGCGGCGCCGAGTTCGACCCCGCCGTGGTCGCGGCATTCTTACGATGTGAAAGCCGAATCATCGCGCCCGCCGCCGGCACGAACCAGCCCTGA
- a CDS encoding response regulator, which translates to MRIFALRHSPFWNRRGLTAQVMSLCIVLVAGTSIVLGFVYNWVVFRSAVADAHTKALVFGRIISQNAEPFILLDDKEALIRLARNASSDIAVRRCIFTNATGVVVATESGLPMPGSTAFTLRAIDGQFHPIYEDTDDGFTLALPIMPRSDDSDLHLQEMLSDDDQQASPEALGFTMLEYTFAPLRADMRGLALTTSLLALGVICVVLIATRFLMQPFLRPIHDLVATTSAIAGGDLTRRATEDAIGEIGELARSFNHMASRLEESYASIEQQVQDRTHELARRTTDLEAEVAHRKQTESELIKARDVAEAASKAKSEFLANMSHELRTPLNGVIGMTELLLASRLQPRQMHFARTAKLSADTLLSLISDILDLSKVESGKLEIEHVEFNLIEAVESVVDLVAHRADPGQVELACFIHPRISPVVRGDPGRLQQVLLNLANNAIKFTEKGNVTVSVLPDSASGEELVLRVLVKDTGIGIPADRLDCLFKPFSQVDASTTRKYGGTGLGLRISKQLVELMGGEIGVTSKQGEGSEFWFTVKLGSVDQPAMLAKRLRAIPSLNGLRVLIVDDNGTNREILMQQLSAWGLTPEAVCSADEALVAMRRDGDQSTPFGLAILDMHMPGRDGADLGKMIKADPVLQNVPLIMLTSMTDDHTFERLKDIGFVAMISKPAKQSRLFDAILKAVDPKYHHSESAPAPYASWVEANPANQDIRLLLVEDNRINQEVAANILETAGYQVDVASNGLEALSALEKSDYALVLMDCQMPEMDGFEATRRIRENESRDAAPRIPIVALTANALQGDRGKCLDAGMDDYMTKPLDPVVLLETIKRLTSSSAGAATAVAPVAAAQPADPRPELNNRSAAFDINGLLQRCPGGPAVITRILHHFGEDAEQLMNDISNARKAEDLRMISELAHALKGAAGNLTAKAVATAALELESSAKSGRQDLLDELIQSLRTSVDEAIAAFPGTIESVTEAISTNHFRGKPNQ; encoded by the coding sequence ATGCGCATCTTTGCACTCAGGCATTCTCCGTTTTGGAATCGCCGAGGCCTTACTGCCCAGGTGATGTCTCTCTGCATTGTGCTTGTGGCGGGCACCTCGATCGTGCTCGGATTCGTCTACAACTGGGTCGTTTTTCGCAGCGCCGTTGCGGATGCGCACACGAAGGCGCTCGTATTTGGAAGGATCATCAGCCAGAACGCAGAGCCGTTTATTCTGCTCGACGATAAAGAGGCGCTGATTCGGCTTGCTCGAAACGCCAGCAGCGATATCGCCGTTCGTCGCTGCATTTTCACCAACGCAACCGGTGTCGTTGTCGCCACGGAGTCAGGCCTGCCGATGCCGGGCAGCACCGCATTCACCCTTCGCGCGATCGACGGCCAGTTTCACCCCATCTATGAAGATACGGACGATGGCTTCACCCTTGCGCTTCCGATCATGCCGCGAAGCGACGATTCCGATCTGCACCTGCAAGAGATGCTCAGTGATGACGACCAGCAGGCGAGCCCCGAAGCCCTGGGCTTCACGATGCTCGAATACACGTTTGCCCCGCTCAGGGCCGACATGCGCGGTCTGGCACTGACCACCTCGCTCCTGGCGCTCGGGGTGATCTGCGTCGTCCTCATCGCCACGCGTTTCCTCATGCAGCCCTTTCTGCGTCCGATTCACGATCTGGTGGCCACGACCTCCGCGATTGCCGGCGGAGACCTGACGAGACGGGCAACCGAGGACGCGATCGGCGAGATCGGTGAACTGGCTCGTTCCTTCAACCACATGGCCTCCCGATTGGAGGAGAGCTACGCCTCGATCGAGCAGCAGGTGCAGGACCGGACGCACGAACTTGCCAGGCGCACGACGGACCTTGAGGCGGAAGTCGCGCACCGCAAGCAGACCGAATCAGAGCTGATAAAGGCCAGGGACGTTGCCGAGGCCGCAAGCAAGGCCAAGAGCGAGTTCCTGGCGAACATGAGCCACGAACTTCGCACGCCCCTAAACGGCGTCATCGGCATGACCGAGCTGTTGCTCGCCTCCCGGCTCCAGCCGAGGCAGATGCACTTCGCCCGGACGGCCAAGCTCTCCGCCGACACGCTGCTCAGTCTCATCAGCGATATTCTGGACCTGTCAAAGGTCGAGTCGGGCAAACTTGAAATCGAACACGTCGAATTCAATCTTATCGAAGCCGTGGAGTCGGTCGTTGATCTCGTCGCCCATCGTGCCGATCCGGGACAGGTCGAGTTGGCATGTTTTATTCATCCCAGGATTTCGCCCGTGGTGCGCGGAGATCCCGGCCGATTGCAGCAGGTACTCCTGAATCTCGCCAACAATGCCATCAAGTTCACGGAAAAAGGAAACGTGACAGTTTCCGTTCTTCCCGACTCCGCAAGCGGCGAAGAACTCGTCCTGCGCGTGCTGGTGAAGGATACGGGAATCGGAATCCCGGCGGACCGCCTTGACTGCCTCTTCAAGCCCTTCTCACAGGTCGATGCATCGACGACCCGAAAGTACGGCGGCACGGGACTCGGCCTGCGCATTTCAAAGCAGCTCGTCGAGTTGATGGGCGGCGAAATCGGCGTCACAAGCAAACAGGGAGAAGGATCGGAATTCTGGTTCACCGTAAAGCTCGGCAGCGTGGATCAGCCGGCGATGCTCGCCAAGCGCCTCCGGGCGATTCCATCCCTGAACGGGCTTCGTGTTCTCATCGTGGATGACAACGGCACCAACCGTGAGATCCTGATGCAGCAGCTCTCCGCATGGGGCTTGACCCCCGAAGCGGTCTGCAGCGCCGATGAGGCGCTCGTCGCCATGCGCCGCGACGGCGACCAATCGACCCCCTTCGGGCTGGCGATTCTGGACATGCACATGCCGGGCCGGGACGGCGCTGATCTCGGAAAGATGATAAAGGCCGATCCCGTATTGCAAAACGTTCCTCTCATCATGCTGACCTCCATGACGGATGATCACACGTTTGAACGCCTCAAGGACATCGGCTTCGTCGCAATGATCTCGAAGCCCGCCAAGCAGTCGCGCTTGTTCGATGCGATCCTCAAGGCGGTCGATCCGAAATATCATCACAGTGAGTCCGCGCCGGCGCCGTACGCTTCATGGGTCGAGGCCAATCCCGCCAATCAAGATATCCGCCTGCTGCTCGTGGAGGACAATCGCATCAATCAGGAGGTTGCGGCGAACATCCTCGAAACCGCCGGCTATCAGGTGGACGTCGCGTCGAACGGCCTGGAGGCCCTGTCGGCATTGGAGAAAAGTGACTACGCCCTGGTGCTGATGGATTGCCAGATGCCGGAGATGGATGGCTTCGAGGCGACGCGAAGAATCCGAGAAAATGAATCCCGCGACGCCGCCCCGAGAATCCCCATCGTTGCCCTGACTGCCAATGCGCTGCAGGGGGATCGGGGCAAGTGCCTGGATGCCGGCATGGACGACTACATGACCAAGCCCCTGGATCCCGTCGTGCTCCTTGAAACCATCAAGCGTCTGACGTCATCCTCGGCCGGCGCGGCGACCGCGGTCGCGCCTGTTGCAGCGGCTCAGCCGGCAGACCCTCGGCCGGAACTCAACAACCGATCCGCCGCCTTCGATATCAATGGCCTCTTGCAACGCTGCCCCGGCGGCCCCGCCGTCATAACAAGAATTCTCCATCACTTTGGGGAAGACGCCGAGCAGCTAATGAATGATATCTCCAACGCTCGGAAGGCCGAAGATCTCCGCATGATCTCAGAGCTGGCGCACGCGCTCAAAGGCGCTGCGGGAAATCTGACCGCAAAGGCCGTTGCGACCGCCGCACTGGAGCTGGAATCCAGCGCAAAATCCGGAAGGCAGGATCTGCTGGACGAGCTCATCCAGTCGCTGCGCACCAGCGTCGACGAAGCCATCGCGGCCTTCCCTGGGACGATCGAGAGCGTGACCGAAGCTATATCCACGAATCATTTTCGGGGGAAGCCCAACCAATGA
- a CDS encoding TonB-dependent receptor: MTLTESPPAIRWDSRAHGGGAIPLVAVFLFIAALVMTSSTPARADGPESTGGRANVDAPGTAEEPSTDSSDDSDMEEPEAGEIEDAIDLYELDVPVMVNVNRRKENIKTLPYAATVITAEDIRRAGARTVPDALRLAPGVDVSDLTSGASAVSVRGMHGLLANTVLVLVDGRQIFDPMFGGTLWGNWPFQLEDIDRIEVIRGPAGVAWGANAATGIINIVTKDPNDQIGLTTTAGGGSRGWHKEHVGYGFKEDNLRMRVSTEYEAMDGFRNGVSILGPFDDEYKGGRVGARGIWTPTKDDEVSFSIGSHILEGGVTPTPLALGGYRTSSSNANYLQGSWDHRIDSENSTNWTFYVNDFYLDAGIPQLEYRYQQLALQFGHTFSPAENHTFTYGIDSRWDLVDTSLADPFMLTRDHVQTGTVGAYVQDQWRFAERWTLDLGARVDYDTYGGFEPSGRASLSYAPTDDSSVYGAISRAFSMPPGATRFLNLPLMAGLARVTADQDIDAQGIMAYEAGYRKTFLEKKLSFDANVFLHDYTNLTTLSPQLGPPGLIQQRFDNSGDGILYGVELDSKYKISKALTLLANYTYQQFDWSAHTSFHEKDTLYPPKHKAMVGARYDLTEQLSLNGHVYYVDSTNGTNPNFPFFKRRYDPYIRVDLNTEYRFWEDKAALQVGVRNLMDKSHAEGGSSFIHAGETERMVYAELRLSLK, translated from the coding sequence ATGACGCTGACTGAGTCCCCTCCGGCAATTCGTTGGGACAGCCGGGCCCATGGCGGCGGGGCCATTCCGCTTGTTGCTGTGTTTCTGTTTATCGCCGCGCTGGTCATGACATCGTCCACGCCGGCTCGGGCGGACGGTCCCGAGAGCACCGGGGGTCGCGCAAACGTCGATGCGCCCGGGACCGCGGAGGAGCCTTCCACGGATTCATCGGATGACTCCGACATGGAGGAGCCCGAAGCCGGGGAGATTGAGGATGCCATTGATCTGTACGAGTTGGATGTTCCGGTGATGGTCAACGTCAACCGACGAAAGGAAAACATCAAGACGCTTCCTTATGCCGCGACCGTCATCACCGCGGAGGATATTCGTCGAGCCGGGGCGCGGACGGTGCCGGATGCGCTGCGACTGGCGCCGGGTGTAGATGTCTCCGACCTGACGTCGGGCGCCTCCGCGGTCTCTGTTCGGGGCATGCACGGGCTGCTGGCCAATACCGTTCTGGTTCTCGTGGATGGACGGCAGATCTTCGATCCGATGTTCGGCGGCACACTGTGGGGTAACTGGCCGTTTCAACTGGAGGACATCGATCGGATTGAAGTCATTCGCGGGCCTGCCGGCGTGGCGTGGGGCGCGAACGCGGCGACGGGAATCATCAACATCGTGACCAAGGATCCGAACGATCAGATCGGCTTGACGACGACGGCTGGTGGTGGATCGCGCGGGTGGCACAAGGAACACGTCGGGTACGGATTCAAGGAAGACAATCTGCGGATGCGCGTTTCGACTGAATATGAGGCCATGGATGGGTTTCGAAACGGCGTTTCGATCCTCGGGCCGTTTGACGACGAGTACAAGGGCGGCCGCGTCGGGGCGCGCGGCATCTGGACGCCGACGAAGGACGATGAAGTATCGTTTTCCATTGGCAGCCATATTCTGGAGGGCGGCGTCACGCCGACGCCGCTGGCGCTGGGTGGATACAGGACGAGCAGCTCGAACGCCAACTATCTCCAGGGTTCGTGGGATCATCGGATCGACTCTGAGAACTCCACGAACTGGACGTTTTACGTCAATGATTTCTACCTCGACGCCGGTATTCCGCAGCTCGAGTACCGGTATCAACAACTCGCCCTGCAATTTGGACATACGTTTTCGCCGGCAGAGAATCATACGTTTACCTACGGCATCGATTCGCGATGGGACCTGGTCGATACTTCGCTGGCCGATCCATTCATGCTGACGCGGGATCATGTGCAGACCGGCACGGTCGGGGCGTATGTGCAGGATCAGTGGCGATTCGCGGAGCGGTGGACGCTCGATCTGGGCGCGCGGGTGGACTACGACACTTACGGAGGCTTTGAGCCGAGCGGGCGGGCATCGCTCTCCTATGCGCCGACCGATGACTCCAGCGTGTACGGGGCCATATCGCGGGCGTTTTCGATGCCACCGGGTGCTACGCGGTTTCTGAATCTCCCGTTGATGGCGGGACTGGCCCGGGTCACCGCGGACCAGGACATCGACGCTCAGGGCATCATGGCTTACGAGGCGGGGTACCGAAAGACGTTTCTTGAGAAGAAGCTGTCGTTTGATGCCAACGTATTTCTGCACGATTACACCAATCTCACTACGTTGAGCCCGCAACTTGGTCCACCGGGGCTTATCCAGCAGCGCTTCGACAATTCCGGCGATGGGATACTGTACGGGGTGGAACTGGACAGCAAGTACAAGATCTCCAAGGCGCTCACGCTTCTGGCGAACTACACCTACCAGCAGTTTGACTGGTCGGCGCATACGTCCTTTCACGAGAAAGACACACTCTATCCGCCCAAGCACAAGGCCATGGTCGGCGCGCGATACGATCTGACGGAGCAGTTGAGCCTGAACGGTCACGTGTATTATGTCGATTCCACGAACGGTACGAATCCGAACTTTCCGTTCTTCAAGCGAAGGTACGACCCGTATATTCGCGTCGATCTGAATACGGAGTACCGATTCTGGGAGGATAAGGCGGCGCTTCAGGTCGGCGTGCGCAACCTGATGGACAAGTCGCACGCCGAGGGCGGGTCGTCCTTCATTCACGCGGGGGAGACGGAGCGCATGGTGTACGCCGAGCTGAGGCTTTCGCTCAAGTAG
- a CDS encoding sigma-70 family RNA polymerase sigma factor: MQSWMQPPPYVMNPELARRSIEAKLFADYPGPALGLGRLTPSDETLLFKQLHYSAYRLRHLYRLADTGPTASRRRRYSGWILRYNQLRARLTEGNLGLVYDLIGRRSFDSIEREELVSEGMMALLRAVDTFDPWRGFRFSTYACNAIIRAFSRAGMQESKRRSKIIGRYDPEFDASNAPDVRKADQRLLYSERLQRVLRLDYAGLTDMEKKVLARRFPIEDDRKRQTLEHVGKKMCVSKERVRQIQLSAIAKLRHAIKADGILQ, encoded by the coding sequence ATGCAAAGTTGGATGCAGCCGCCGCCCTATGTCATGAATCCTGAACTGGCTCGTCGCAGCATCGAAGCGAAACTGTTCGCCGATTATCCCGGCCCTGCTCTTGGATTGGGGCGGCTGACGCCATCCGATGAGACGTTGCTTTTCAAGCAGCTCCATTATTCCGCTTACCGCCTCAGGCATTTGTACAGGTTGGCCGATACAGGTCCGACGGCATCGAGGCGACGGCGCTACTCAGGCTGGATTCTACGATATAACCAGCTTCGCGCGCGGCTGACCGAGGGCAACTTGGGTCTGGTGTACGACCTCATCGGGCGCCGCTCCTTCGACAGCATCGAGCGCGAAGAGCTGGTCAGTGAAGGCATGATGGCTCTGCTTCGGGCTGTGGATACCTTTGATCCTTGGCGCGGCTTTCGTTTCAGCACCTATGCCTGCAACGCCATCATACGCGCTTTTTCGCGGGCGGGAATGCAGGAATCAAAGCGCCGAAGCAAAATCATCGGTCGGTACGATCCCGAATTCGATGCGAGCAATGCGCCGGATGTGCGCAAGGCCGACCAGCGATTGCTCTATTCGGAGCGTCTGCAGCGAGTCCTGCGGCTGGACTATGCCGGACTGACCGATATGGAGAAGAAGGTCCTGGCCAGGCGTTTTCCAATCGAAGATGACCGCAAACGTCAGACGCTGGAACACGTCGGCAAGAAGATGTGCGTCAGCAAAGAGCGTGTCCGGCAGATTCAGTTGTCGGCCATCGCCAAACTTCGCCACGCGATTAAGGCTGACGGCATCCTTCAATAG
- a CDS encoding transposase, with amino-acid sequence MDDARQKVESWRRHYDLERPHSALGYMAPREFAATRSQVGLS; translated from the coding sequence TTGGACGACGCCAGACAGAAGGTCGAGAGCTGGCGCAGACATTACGATCTTGAACGACCGCACAGCGCCCTGGGATACATGGCTCCGAGGGAATTTGCTGCGACGAGAAGCCAGGTTGGCTTGAGCTGA
- a CDS encoding sigma-54-dependent Fis family transcriptional regulator: MARILVVEDEKILRKNIVDRLRAEGHDLYDAGSAESALELAVILAPDLILSDLRLPGMDGLALLRRVRAAAPRTLVVIMTAVGTNQTSMEAIREGAYDYLNKPIELRELVYLINRAVSHSRALDRVKHARAFERRAGSLDEFLGVSPAIREIKHRVRQLLASPVMSGKDPPVILITGETGTGKSQLAHAIHNECPRRDGPFLSTHCMASDANEIEKELFGPDDATEHLQNGRKGIVELGESGTVFLEEVTGLSRRAQTRLLGLLESGYAGTAKGDRARTNLDLQFVVTSSHDLALDMIGKRLMPEFYHRIMQSVIHLPPLRDRRDDIAPLAQRFLSTHARRSGIDVPRIETEAMDALMAYDWPGNARELSHAMESAVLVCGQDSIRARHLALRPMQSAGTSRLALHQTSPIVINFDEECPTLDQIKRRLIIAAAAHFGGSPSHIASKLMIPEEEVCHVLEDGRVLKKPARASDS, translated from the coding sequence ATGGCACGCATTCTGGTCGTCGAGGACGAAAAAATCCTTCGCAAGAACATCGTCGACAGACTGCGAGCCGAAGGGCACGATCTCTACGATGCAGGTTCCGCGGAATCTGCGCTCGAACTCGCCGTCATTCTCGCGCCCGACCTGATCCTCAGCGATCTCAGACTGCCGGGAATGGACGGGCTTGCGCTCCTTCGCCGAGTTCGAGCAGCCGCGCCAAGGACGCTGGTAGTCATCATGACGGCGGTCGGAACGAACCAGACTTCGATGGAGGCCATCCGCGAAGGCGCTTACGACTACCTCAACAAGCCCATCGAGCTGCGAGAACTTGTCTATCTCATCAACCGGGCAGTCAGCCATAGCCGCGCGCTGGATCGAGTCAAACACGCAAGGGCCTTTGAACGCCGCGCCGGATCGCTTGACGAGTTCCTCGGTGTGTCGCCGGCGATTCGCGAGATCAAACACCGTGTTCGTCAGCTACTCGCCTCGCCCGTCATGTCCGGCAAGGATCCCCCCGTCATTCTCATCACCGGAGAAACCGGCACGGGCAAGTCGCAACTGGCCCATGCGATACACAACGAATGTCCGCGCCGGGATGGGCCTTTTCTTTCGACACATTGCATGGCGTCGGATGCGAATGAAATCGAAAAGGAACTATTCGGACCAGACGACGCCACCGAGCACCTGCAGAATGGGCGCAAGGGAATCGTCGAACTCGGAGAGAGCGGCACCGTTTTCTTGGAAGAGGTAACGGGCCTCTCCAGGCGAGCTCAGACCCGCCTTCTCGGGTTGCTCGAAAGCGGATATGCCGGGACCGCGAAAGGCGATCGCGCCCGCACCAACCTCGATTTGCAATTCGTGGTGACCAGCAGCCATGATCTTGCCCTGGACATGATCGGCAAGCGGCTGATGCCCGAGTTCTATCATCGCATCATGCAATCGGTCATCCACCTACCGCCGCTGCGCGATCGAAGGGACGATATCGCGCCACTGGCTCAGCGATTCCTCTCAACTCATGCCAGGCGCTCCGGCATCGATGTACCCCGGATTGAGACCGAAGCCATGGATGCCCTGATGGCCTACGACTGGCCCGGAAACGCAAGGGAGCTCTCACATGCGATGGAAAGTGCGGTCCTCGTGTGTGGGCAGGACTCGATCAGGGCCAGGCACCTTGCATTACGACCGATGCAATCTGCCGGTACATCCCGCCTGGCATTACACCAGACGAGTCCGATCGTTATTAACTTCGATGAGGAGTGCCCGACCTTGGATCAGATCAAGCGACGGCTCATCATCGCGGCGGCCGCCCATTTCGGTGGAAGTCCTTCACATATCGCAAGCAAGCTGATGATTCCGGAGGAAGAAGTGTGTCATGTCCTGGAGGATGGGAGAGTGCTGAAAAAACCGGCGCGTGCCTCTGATAGTTAA